The genomic region GAAGCCGAGCTGAAATCCCGGCGACTTGCCCGTGTTTCCCAGGCCGCCCATCATCGATGGCAATCGGTAGTGTTTGGCCATTTCTGCTCCTGCTACACTCATAAGGCCATATTCAGGAGCCCCCATGACGAAATTGCCCGACTTCATGTCGAGCGGGGCGCATACGAAGCAGTAGAACATAGGTGAACCGCTCTCTGCAAGCTGCGAGATGACAAGAGATCCCAACACCTCAGCATTTGCGAGCGCTAGGCTGCCTGCCAAGGTTGTGGGCCCAGTGATGCCAGGAGACACCATCGTCATCGCTACTACGGGGATGCCAGCATGCGCAAACTCAATGACAGCATCAGTTGATCCCTCGTCGTACTGCAAAGGTGCTATAATGCACTGCACTGACGAGAAGTGTGGCCGCTTACGGTTTTCCTCATCGCTTCCAGCTACCGCGCAAGCCATCTGTATCTCCGCCTTCGCCTGGTTCCCGTCCACTGCTTGATACTGAACATGTTTCTCAGTGTGTTCATAGCTCGTTCGCAGACCACCTATGAATTGCGTCAGTGGCGGGAGATCGGTGGGCGTCGCCGAGGGCCACAGGAAATCAATCGCGTCTAAGGCATCTGCCAGTGTCGCCCACTTCTCCAGGTCGGACCGGGTCGACGGCCGTTTCTTCTGCAATGCATGATCCCATATCTGTACCGGGAATCCGTCTGTACTCAAGTAAGGAAAACCATCTGAAGGTACCTTGAGATCGTGCTTCGGGTTCCGAGCACCGAGCACGAACTCCCTGGCGGCCGATTTCAGGGCATCACTCACGAGGCTCTCGGGAAAGAGTACGTGCATCTTCTCTTCGGTGATCTCTGCTCCAGCACTTCTAAGAAGGCTGCGTGCAGAAGCACTTCTCACTATTGCACCGGTTCTTTCGAGTATCCGAATTGAGGCACCGTGCGTCCGCTCGATGTCCGTTCTTGATAGCATGCTCACACGACATCGACTCAAGGTTACGCCTACTTGGCCGGGGTATCACGTCGCTCTAGAAAAAAGGTTCGCATTCCCTTCGACGCCCTCAGAACCGCAGAGGTTTTCTGGATTTTCCGGACGGTCGATCACAATAGCCTGAACTCGAGAGGCGTACTGGACGACACAGGAACCCGCTCCTTGCGGGCATAGTAGAGGCGACTGCTAGCACTGAAGCCTCCCTGCGCGAACAAGCAGCGACATAGCATGCAACGTCCGCCAGCCCGAGAATCAATGAAAAGAAGAAGGTTGGGAAGTGGTTTGACGCTTCGTTCACACCGACGACTAGCTACGTTTTCGTTTGGCCTTCAGCGCGACCAACAACGCCGCAGAGCCAATCACTGGTACTAACAATGTCGGGAACTCTGGGATCAGGGCTGTCACGATGACCGTGATGGAGGCGTTAGCATCCATCGTGTAGTTGGCGTCCGTCGCGTTCACATAGAAGGTTCCGAGCGCACCGAAGGTCACTGTAGTCTCGAAGACGCCGTTGTCCGCTGGCACCCAGTGATGATGCGATACGCCGAACGCCGCAGTCGCATCTGTCGATGTGAAGTCGAAGGTGCCGTTGTAGCTCGGAACTGGGGAGCCAGTTCCGTTCAACGCGGTAACTCGTAGCGTGTAGGGCGTTCCTGTAACCAAGTTATCATACGGGGGCGTGTCCCCTACGATCTCGACGTTGTAGTCGCTGACCTTGGCTACGTTCAGCACGAACATCGGAGCTCCTGTATCCAGCAGTGTCGGGAAAGCGGGGTTCCAGTTCTTGGCGAAGTCTCGAGGACCTTCTAGCGTGATAGTCTTCGTCACCGAGTTGTAGAAGTTCTTCAAGTTGTTTGGTCCGCTTTTCGGATAGCCGTTGCCCATGACCATCTCGCCCCAGACCATGTTAGCTGCCATCTCCGCTGTCTTGGTCGCACCCAGAAGGTCTGATGCCGATCTTATCGGATTGTAGGCGAGCACCGATGTCGATGCAGAAGGCAGCTTCACGATGAACTTCTCCCCTGCGGTCAGGTTCCAGTGCAACGGGGCCAGTATGTAGCTCACGGGCATCCCGTATTTCGTCGTCAACGGTGCCCACGAAACGTGAGTCACAGCGGTCTTGTCTGGGTCGTAAAGGTTGTACGGGCTCTGGTAACCAGAGTGAACTCCCAAATTGCCGCACCAGTCCATGTGGCTTGCCTCCAGGGCCCAGCCGTTAAGGGTGTTCGTGCTGTCCTTCGTGGCATACATGTGGTAGCCCATCACGGCCCTGGACTGCACGCTGCCGCCGTCGGGGCCGCTGGTGATGTTCAAGTACCAGTCGTCAGGCCAGCCCTGCCAGTACCTCGTGATATTGGCCGCCTCCATGTACCTTATCAGGAGGACTTCGTTGCCCCACGAGACACTCCAGAACCTGATGATGAGGTTGTCTGCCGTAGATGCGGGGTCGAGGTAGAGCTCCAGCCACCTGATGTCGTTCGAGTAGTCGTAGGCGGTGTATGTGTCGTAGATTCCGGCCGCACCGGGGCCGCCCTCGGTCATCCAGTTGGTGAACCAAGCTCCCTCGATGGTTAGCTCGGCCGTGGAGAACTGAGTCCTCAGGTCCCCAGCAGCTGAAAGTCCGAGGATCTTGCTGGCAGCTGCTCTGTTGAAGGTCAACTTGCCCTGAAGCTCGTGCCAGTACCCATCATCTGCGCTGGCAAGCGGCGTCGAAGCCATCGGCACACCATAGTAGGTGTTCGCGTAGTGAGTGCCAGCTCTGATGGCCTGCATCTCCCATGTCTCCAGGTAGGTCCCGTACCAGGAGATGTTCATCCACGCTCCTGCAGTGTTGATCGGGCCTAGGACGGGTGTGAATATCGGGTCCTTGCTAGGTCCGTTGGAGATCTCAGTGATGTTCTTGGCATCGATCGTCAACCTGTACCAGGTCGTGATCGAGTTGCCCATGTCGATGTCCGGGGCGGTCTTCGTGGAGTACGGGTCATACACCAGAACGAACGGATATGATGTTCGGGCCTGGTATTCCTGATAGCCTGTCTGCCTCAATGGCCACCATCCGTTCAGACCCATAGTCCCGTTCCATCTGCCGAGGTCAGCGGTGTCGTGTGACTTCTCGTACAGCTCGAACATGTGGTCTATCGAGTAAGTTAATTCCCTGCCGCCAGCGAGTACATTCGCCGGTTCAGGTTGCTCCTCTGCATCCGGTGCAGGTGCGCTCTTGGGGGTAGCCTGTCCAAAGACAGCAAAACCGGTCAAAACCATGACCCCGACGATTGCAAGAGCCATGAATTTCCTCCACGGCAGAGCGGTCGGCGGTCGAGACACGGGTCCCCTCTCAATCATCGGGGATGGGGGCACTTCCGTGTGTCCTAGGTTTCGGCCGATATCAAATCCTCTGTCATACGAAAAATGGTCCGCAACTGACAATCTGGGTTCCTCCCTAGCAGTTCTGGATGTATATGATGCTCGATGCTATATGAAACCTTCTTCCGGCATGCTCTCCAGAACTCCAAGAAGCGCCAACCCGGGCACTTGGACGTGTATGGTATGAATACTGGCAACTGGCAAGGAATGCACTTTCCCGAGCGCACGCAAACTGCCGGCATAACACCCTGGTAGTCAAGGGATGGGGAATGCCCCGCGTGGCAAGATCGGAAGAAGGGGAGCTAGCTTTTGCCAGTTCGCGTTACGAGACGTACACAATGACCCGCCATATCGCCGATAGAAAAGTCTTTGGCCGTACCGTGTGAGCTGCCCCTGATCGGGGAGCAGATGTGTATCACCGATGTGCTATTGGCACTTTCATGACGCTCTCAGAAATCTCGGTTCGCTACTGGTTACTCGCACTACAACACGCTCCTTGTTCTTTCAGAATGAAACTCGAATTCGGTCCAATCCAGTCCAATGCTTCATGCTTCATGTCACAATACATTAAATAGCCGGATTTCATTATGACGACCGTTTATTTGTGGAGCCATAATACACGGGGGATATAATGTCTGAAGGGACGAATTCCAGTGCGCCTGCTAGTGAGCCTGAGCAACCAAGAGCTGTTCCTGCCTCTACTGACAAGGGAAAGAAGAACCTCTGGTTGATGATCGCAGCCATTGTCGTTGTCATATTGCTGATTAGCTCTATGGCGTACGTCTTTGTGCTTATGCCAAAGGATGAGCTGGAAGCCGTGATTTCTCCAGACCCTTTCAATGTTGACGCTGGAGCTCTCAAGGCGCTCTCCGTGGAGGTGACGTGGAAGGGGAACGTGCTTGCAGCAAACAACCCTGACCTTGACTTCATCTGGTCTGTCGACCCGACAACTATGGGTTCGTTCGACCGCCGTGCCGTGGCCAGTGTTAACTTCACAGCGGCGATTGTGGGTGGAGATGGCACCATATCGTGCAAAGTGACCTACAAGGAGACGACCGAGGTCACAGCTGAGGCCGTTCTTACGGTCAACCCGCCCATCCTTGACTCGGTTGTCATCGATCCATCGACGAAGACCTTGGCGGCGAATGAGGGCTTCGTGTTCAACGCAACCGCCGTTAGCAGCGTGGCAGTTCCAATCATCCAGGGCGTGACTTTCAACTGGTCCGTAACGGGATTGACAGCCAGTCAGTATACCCTGAACGCCACGACTGGATCGTCGGTCAACTTCACAGGTTTGGTCGAGGGGCAAGCCGTGCTCACCGCGCAGACCACCTACAACGGTGTGACGAAGTCCGGTTCGGCCAATATCACTGTGGGCACTATACCTACCAGATCGGTAGACTACCGCTACTACGGTTTCTTCGAGGTGCCATTCGGTGAGTGGTGGGACTTGCGATGGTCCGTGTCTCACGACCATCAGATCATATCGTACACATACCCGACGATTTTCTACTGGTATACGCAGCCACCCGGGAACGTCTGGATCTACTCCAACGACATGCTCGATGTCAAGGGAAGGAACATGAGCGAGATCAACATGAACAGCAACCCTGAGTTCCTTCCGCTCCTCGGCACCGCCAGGGGCGGCAATGCCGAGCTCGACTGGTACATGCAGTACCTCACGAAGGCTGAGATGAAGAGGTATCCAGCCGCTACCAGCGATTGGGAAGACGGCTGGGTGATTTCGCTCAACGGTACGACGACCATGGACAAGCAGGCCGCGATGGCCGTTTTGAATGTCACTTCGGCGGGCTTTGACGACTTCACGACCTGGTGGACGGAGCACGCGACAGATGTTAAAGGCGCCTATACCGCTTGGCTGATGAAAGAGGGCAACAAGCGGCTCGACATCTACAACATGTATGAATATCCCCTGGTGCCGTTGACGTTCGACCTGAGCGCTGAGAAAGTGGCGGACAAAATCGTATTGTCGTACGACATAGTCAGCTGGGGCATGGATGCGATGATTAGTCGGTGGCTCCACGAGGCGTTCACTCCAACAGAGCACTGGTTCGAAGATTTCAACATGCACGCCAAAATAGGGCCAGAGAGGGCAGATATCGACATAAACACCGTGGTGGCGTACGGCATATATGCGTACGAGACAACCGTGGTCCCTGCGGGCAAGACTCACGGCGACCCATGCTGGACTTTTGAGCTCTATCTGCAGGATGTCCTCAAGCCGACCATCGGCCACCCGCATTCGGACTACGCTCCGTACGTACCATATGATTACATGAACACCGCACCTGGAAGCAAGTGGTACGGCAAGGAGATGCCATACGACTATGCACCCGGGCCCCATAACATCTCTGAGAACGAGACTTTGCGGATTGAGTACCCGACCGGGCCGCAGCTGTTCAAGGAGCAGGCATACCAACTGGACGGTTGGCCGAATGTGAATGAAACGGACATCAACAAGAGGATTGTGAACACGACGGCGAACATGACCTTCAACTACGCCGAGCCGATGGTATCCGACAACACGGAACTCAGTCCTGGATCCCTGACTGTCGACAACGTCGCTGGTTTGTTGACCTACACAGGACCGATCGATATGTGGACCTGGTCGAAGGACCAGACGAAGCATCAGTGGCTTGCGGATGAGTGGGACAGGCTAGGAATTATCCCGTACGGCATACCGTATGTGGAGTTCACCTGGGAGCAACCTCCTGCGGCACCACAGGCGGATCGCTATGAGGTCTCCGCGATGTCGAGCCCTGTGATCGCAGGCGAGCCTGTGACATTCACGGTGACCGTCTATGACCAGTACAACAACGTGTTCCCGAGCTACGTTGGGACTCTGAACTTCACGTCGACCGATCTTGCAGCGGTACTGCCAGGCAACTACACATTCACAACGACGGCCGCTGGCATCCACGTGTTTGACAACTTGACGTTCGGGACCGCCGGGCTTCAGGATCTGATGCTTGTCGACGCTGACAACTCGAGCCTCACCGGTGAGGCTCTGGACATCGACGTGCGCGCAGCAGCGGCTGCAGATCACTTTGGACTTTCGGACATCCCGAACGTCGTCGAGATAAACGTGGCGCAGGATGTGACTGTGACAGTGTATGACCAGTATGACAGATTGTTCGTTGGCTACGCCGGAACGATCACTTTCGGCTCCAACAGGAGCGCCGAAGTCGCGCTGCCTTCAGACACTACCGTGCCGGCCGGAGAGAGCCACGTAACAATCCCTGGAAGCGTGACATTCACGTCTATTGGTTGGTTCTTGGTGAACGCTAGCGACACGATCGACGGTACGATCGACGGGGAGACGACAGTCCAAGTGGAACTCGAAGCACCCCACATAGACCACTTCGTCGTTACGGGTGAGACCGAGCTCGCGCCTGGACAGTACTACGACCTGACGGTCCGGGCGGTCAACCAGTTCGGCAGCACTTTCCAGACATATGCAGGAACTGTCCACTTCGCGACCGATGCGCCAGGAGGCACCTACTCGCTCCCGGCTGACACACTGTTCGCTCTATCGAATAATGGAGTGAAGGTGTTCACCGGCGCGATGAGGTTCAGCCAGATGGGAACGTACGAGGTGAACGTGAGCGACACTATTACCACAACTGCCTACGGGTTGCTATCAAGCATCAACGTTGCAGCAAGGCCTAACATCGTCTACACCGCGTACGACTTCTTCGAGGAGCCGTGGGGAGAGTGGTACTGGAACCCCGACTGGAGACCCTCGTGGTACTATCAGGACTACATGTTGTCGAACACGTCAGGCCAATACGTGCAATTGTATGACCCTGGACAGGACGGGGCTCATGGCGTTCTCTTTGCGCCGTACAGGTTCAACATGACCGCCACGAACGTGAGCAATGTTGATGTACATAATCCGGAGTTCATGCCAGTTCTCGGCGGCGTCGGTCCGCAGGCAGGGGCTGAGGCTAGTATGCACATACGCATGCAGTATCTCGACCACGCCTGGTGGACCAGCTACTGGTATCCGACCTGGGGCGGAGGAAGTCCTGTCTTGAGGAACTACATCAACACGAACGACGGATACTTGATTGGAACGCTCATCACGGTGGAACTGAACCGAGAGGCGGCTTACGAGTGGATGGGCATGCCGATAGCAGATGACCCGGTCGCGTGGTGGGACACCAACCGATATACCTACGAGGATGCTTGGACAGCCTGGGTCGATGACGAAGGCAACAACCGCCTGGACATCTTCGCTGGGTATGCGGACTTCTACTATCCCCAGTATACATGGGCTAATGCGAGTGTTGACACGGACGGCGACATACTGCTCACTGTGGCACACGTCAATTGGGGCTACGAGGTCCTGATGACGAGATGGCTCACCGAGTCTCAACTCTGCGCGCAGCACCAGCCGTACATGGAGGACTTCGATATGCGAGCCACCTACGGCAACGGCATCGCGAATGTGACCTTCGACGCAGTGGCGCAGTACAGCTTCCACGCTGCGATGGCGAACGGGAGCACGAGCCAAGAAGGTGCTTGGGTCTGGGAACCAACGAGAATAGACTACTGGCCATCCTGGACCGAGTTCCCCGCATACCACCCATCCGACTTCGACCCGTATGCCGGACCCTCGTGGCTCGGCACGACGACCTACCAGTCCTGGAACTCCGGCGACCCGAAATTCGGCCAGGAGGTCGAATACGACGCAACGCCGCAGTGGTTCAACCTGACCGAGTTCCAGACGCTCATAGTGAAGTTGCCTCAGGGTTCGAATGTCATCGCGTATCGGGGCCAGGGCGTTGGTGCCAACGCGATATTCAACCTATCTACTGGAGACACGACAGAGTACGACGCGCTCAGGTATACGGGGACGGCAAGCCTCGGGTATGTGATCACGAATCCGGCGAACCCACTGGACATGGCGTCAGTGTATGACCCATTGACGAAGACGCTGACCTTCACGGGCCCGTACGACTTCAACAATCAAGGCGGAAGGACGGGAATACTCTACCACGGTGCTCCATGGATCGAGTTCATCGTCACACCCCCGCTGAAGACGGAGTCAGTACCAGAGCCGACCCCGGAGGTTACTGCGGAAACCGCACCTGCAGTGACGGCGGAGATGTTGAGCCTGGTAGCAGCGATCTGCGGAGTCCTCATAGCGGTTCCCGCGCTGGTAGGCACGAGACGCTGGGACGAGTAGAGTGCCAGAAAGGTCGAAACCCTTCAAACCTCTTTCC from Candidatus Thermoplasmatota archaeon harbors:
- a CDS encoding trimethylamine methyltransferase family protein; its protein translation is MLSRTDIERTHGASIRILERTGAIVRSASARSLLRSAGAEITEEKMHVLFPESLVSDALKSAAREFVLGARNPKHDLKVPSDGFPYLSTDGFPVQIWDHALQKKRPSTRSDLEKWATLADALDAIDFLWPSATPTDLPPLTQFIGGLRTSYEHTEKHVQYQAVDGNQAKAEIQMACAVAGSDEENRKRPHFSSVQCIIAPLQYDEGSTDAVIEFAHAGIPVVAMTMVSPGITGPTTLAGSLALANAEVLGSLVISQLAESGSPMFYCFVCAPLDMKSGNFVMGAPEYGLMSVAGAEMAKHYRLPSMMGGLGNTGKSPGFQLGFEKGVTTTAAALAGCDLMTGIGGLNDSMFVSMEQMLIDSDVWEHVRRSWQGIDVDENEIAMDVIEKAGPKGQYLSHPHTLANFRRLYMPRYADRSSYDSWVAGGKKEMYDIAHVEVEKILAAHEPTPLSEDTSKRLRDIETAFSKHTS
- a CDS encoding Ig-like domain-containing protein, coding for MALAIVGVMVLTGFAVFGQATPKSAPAPDAEEQPEPANVLAGGRELTYSIDHMFELYEKSHDTADLGRWNGTMGLNGWWPLRQTGYQEYQARTSYPFVLVYDPYSTKTAPDIDMGNSITTWYRLTIDAKNITEISNGPSKDPIFTPVLGPINTAGAWMNISWYGTYLETWEMQAIRAGTHYANTYYGVPMASTPLASADDGYWHELQGKLTFNRAAASKILGLSAAGDLRTQFSTAELTIEGAWFTNWMTEGGPGAAGIYDTYTAYDYSNDIRWLELYLDPASTADNLIIRFWSVSWGNEVLLIRYMEAANITRYWQGWPDDWYLNITSGPDGGSVQSRAVMGYHMYATKDSTNTLNGWALEASHMDWCGNLGVHSGYQSPYNLYDPDKTAVTHVSWAPLTTKYGMPVSYILAPLHWNLTAGEKFIVKLPSASTSVLAYNPIRSASDLLGATKTAEMAANMVWGEMVMGNGYPKSGPNNLKNFYNSVTKTITLEGPRDFAKNWNPAFPTLLDTGAPMFVLNVAKVSDYNVEIVGDTPPYDNLVTGTPYTLRVTALNGTGSPVPSYNGTFDFTSTDATAAFGVSHHHWVPADNGVFETTVTFGALGTFYVNATDANYTMDANASITVIVTALIPEFPTLLVPVIGSAALLVALKAKRKRS